A single Bacteroidales bacterium DNA region contains:
- a CDS encoding TonB-dependent receptor, which yields MKYNITIILLLITFGLSAQGGHPGGGMNKGDMPKDAVIKGIVKDDQYKTPVKFANVALLSARDSSVVAGVVCDENGYFEMKDLSYGRYYIIVDFIGYEKINIDNIKLYPKQKEKDLGTVYLKHVAENIEEVEIIGERNFIEYKIDRKVINISKNINASGGTIADALENAPSIQVDIDGNVTMRGSSNFKVLIDGKPTVLDANDILQQIPASSVENIEIITNPSVKYDPDGTTGILNIIMKKESRSGFNGVVNASIGTGDKYSSDFLLNYRAKKANYYFGMNYGDRTRSGTGSSMRETYLNDTTNFLISESERNHQRKYYSVKGGVDLFLNDNNTVSFSGRYGYFGFGRETNSQNYEYTFPGTTNIYSFNEGIFEVGGDFYFGNIDFTHNFNKKDHEIYASVQYSGRTGGIENNISENQTDENYSETLSSEKYRTFQDRRKKILRLKLDYTYPVSEKMKFEAGYQSRLRNTPGDYIHENYVSGDWILDETYSNKYTYIRNIHSVYSSLSGEIIGMQYMLGLRGEYTDRLVEQITSGETYPLQRFDYFPSLHLTKELSKSQQIQVSYSKRVNRPRHWYMNPFSVYSDSYYVRVGNPALLPEYIDSYELSYNKRIKKSFFNIEAYYRQTNNKISRVQELLDDGRILNTFNNLDKEYAYGSELSGNFQLLKWWMMYANANVYRYNIEGETAGITTNSKSTNYDFRLNSTFIFAKTGRLQLNGFYNAPTVTSQGNREGFYFFGAAYKHEFFKRRLSVVVNARDIFRTGKYVYTSEGEGFITENERRREAPVITLSLSYKINNYKQKRGERDEDANEYNDGMM from the coding sequence ATGAAATATAACATTACTATTATTTTATTGCTGATAACATTTGGATTATCAGCACAAGGAGGACATCCGGGCGGAGGTATGAACAAGGGAGATATGCCGAAAGATGCAGTTATCAAAGGCATTGTTAAAGACGATCAATATAAAACACCGGTTAAGTTCGCAAATGTAGCTTTGTTAAGCGCAAGGGATTCATCTGTTGTTGCAGGAGTTGTATGCGATGAAAACGGATATTTTGAAATGAAGGATTTGTCTTACGGAAGATATTATATTATAGTTGATTTTATAGGATATGAAAAAATCAACATTGATAATATAAAACTTTATCCGAAACAAAAAGAAAAGGATTTGGGTACAGTTTATTTAAAGCATGTTGCCGAAAATATTGAAGAAGTTGAAATAATTGGAGAGAGAAACTTTATTGAATATAAAATTGACAGAAAAGTAATAAATATCAGCAAAAATATCAATGCATCAGGAGGAACTATTGCAGATGCTCTCGAAAACGCTCCTTCAATACAAGTTGATATTGACGGAAATGTAACTATGAGAGGAAGTTCAAATTTTAAGGTATTGATAGACGGAAAACCTACTGTTTTAGATGCCAATGATATACTTCAGCAAATACCTGCATCTTCTGTTGAGAACATTGAGATTATTACAAATCCTTCGGTTAAATATGATCCTGACGGAACTACGGGAATTCTTAATATAATTATGAAAAAAGAGAGCAGAAGCGGATTTAACGGTGTTGTTAATGCATCAATAGGTACAGGAGATAAGTATTCTTCTGATTTTCTGTTAAATTACAGAGCCAAAAAAGCAAATTACTATTTCGGCATGAATTACGGAGACCGAACACGTTCCGGAACCGGAAGTTCAATGAGAGAGACATATTTGAATGATACAACAAATTTTTTAATTTCTGAATCAGAGAGAAATCATCAAAGAAAATATTATTCCGTTAAAGGAGGAGTAGATTTATTTTTAAATGATAACAACACTGTTTCATTTTCCGGAAGATACGGATATTTTGGCTTTGGCAGAGAGACCAATTCTCAAAATTATGAATATACGTTTCCCGGAACAACTAATATTTATTCTTTTAATGAAGGAATTTTTGAAGTAGGCGGCGACTTTTATTTCGGGAATATTGATTTTACACATAATTTTAATAAAAAAGACCATGAGATTTATGCATCAGTTCAATATTCCGGAAGAACAGGAGGAATTGAGAATAATATATCAGAAAACCAAACGGATGAAAATTATTCGGAAACTTTAAGTTCTGAAAAATACAGAACATTTCAAGACAGAAGAAAAAAAATTCTTCGATTAAAATTAGATTATACTTATCCGGTTAGTGAAAAAATGAAATTTGAAGCAGGATATCAATCAAGATTAAGAAATACTCCGGGTGATTATATTCATGAAAACTATGTTTCAGGAGATTGGATTTTAGACGAAACATACAGCAATAAGTATACTTATATTCGAAATATTCATTCAGTATATTCATCTTTATCAGGAGAAATAATCGGGATGCAATATATGTTGGGTTTAAGAGGAGAATATACCGACCGATTAGTAGAACAAATTACTTCCGGAGAAACTTATCCTTTGCAACGATTTGATTATTTCCCGAGTTTACATTTGACAAAAGAACTTTCGAAGTCTCAACAAATACAAGTTTCATACAGTAAACGAGTAAATCGTCCGCGCCACTGGTATATGAATCCGTTTTCGGTATATTCAGATTCATATTATGTTAGAGTAGGTAACCCTGCTTTACTTCCGGAATATATTGATTCCTATGAATTGTCGTACAACAAACGTATAAAAAAATCATTTTTTAATATTGAGGCTTATTACAGGCAAACAAATAATAAAATAAGCCGCGTTCAAGAATTATTGGATGACGGAAGAATACTGAATACATTTAATAATTTGGATAAAGAATATGCATACGGATCAGAATTGTCAGGGAATTTTCAATTATTAAAGTGGTGGATGATGTATGCAAATGCAAATGTTTACAGATATAATATTGAAGGAGAAACAGCCGGAATAACAACAAATTCTAAAAGTACAAATTATGATTTCAGGTTAAATTCAACCTTTATTTTTGCAAAAACCGGCAGATTGCAGTTGAACGGTTTTTATAATGCCCCGACTGTTACATCACAAGGTAATCGTGAAGGCTTTTATTTTTTCGGTGCTGCATATAAACATGAATTTTTCAAGAGAAGATTATCAGTTGTTGTAAATGCAAGAGATATTTTCAGAACAGGTAAATATGTTTATACTTCAGAAGGAGAAGGTTTCATTACAGAAAACGAAAGGCGTAGAGAAGCACCTGTAATTACGTTAAGTTTAAGTTATAAAATAAATAATTATAAGCAAAAAAGAGGTGAAAGAGATGAGGATGCGAATGAATATAATGACGGAATGATGTAA
- a CDS encoding peptidylprolyl isomerase — protein MKAEKNKVVSVSYELRTNGKDGEVVDMAYEESPLNFIYGTGMMLPKFEENLANLTVESTFDFKLTSEEGYGSRNEENVSDIPKNVFEQNGKIEAAILDIGNVIPLQDDKGNHFNGKVVSVTDEVVKLDFNHPLADEDLYFTGKVISVREATQQELEHGHVHEDDHDH, from the coding sequence ATGAAAGCAGAAAAAAACAAAGTAGTTTCAGTAAGTTATGAATTAAGGACTAATGGGAAAGACGGAGAAGTTGTTGATATGGCCTATGAAGAAAGTCCGTTAAATTTTATATACGGAACGGGCATGATGCTTCCTAAATTTGAAGAAAATTTAGCAAACCTGACTGTTGAGAGTACATTTGACTTTAAGTTAACCAGTGAAGAAGGATATGGCAGCAGAAATGAAGAAAATGTATCTGATATTCCGAAAAATGTATTTGAACAAAACGGCAAAATTGAAGCCGCCATATTAGATATTGGCAATGTAATTCCATTACAGGATGACAAAGGAAATCATTTTAACGGCAAAGTTGTATCTGTAACAGACGAAGTCGTTAAATTAGACTTTAATCATCCCCTTGCAGATGAAGATTTGTATTTTACAGGGAAAGTCATATCTGTCAGAGAAGCAACTCAACAAGAGTTGGAACACGGCCATGTTCACGAAGACGATCATGATCATTAA